From a single Triplophysa rosa linkage group LG17, Trosa_1v2, whole genome shotgun sequence genomic region:
- the atp5pb gene encoding ATP synthase F(0) complex subunit B1, mitochondrial — translation MLSRLVFVSGHALKNNGSFGACLVQASRSFHQSSQSLAPVPPLPEKGGKVRHGIFPEELFTLLYPKIGVTGPYMLGTGLLLYMLSKEIYVINHETFAAASIGAVIIYGVKKFGPSVADFADKLNEEKVAKAKEVKDLAMANLTQAIVDEKKEQWRVEARQMLFDTKKNNVAVLLETNYRERLHMVTNEVKKRMDYQVALQNLHRRMEQEHLVNWVEQNVIKSITPQQEKESIAKCILDLKVLAKSTQARATA, via the exons ATGTTGTCCAGATTGGTGTTTGTTTCAG GTCATGCCCTGAAAAACAACGGCTCCTTTGGTGCTTG CCTGGTCCAGGCCTCCCGTTCTTTTCATCAGTCGTCCCAGAGCTTGGCGCCGGTACCCCCTCTGCCTGAGAAGGGAGGCAAGGTCCGCCATGGAATATTCCCAGAGGAACTTTTCACATTGTTGTACCCTAAGATCGGCGTCACAG GTCCATACATGCTGGGCACCGGACTGCTCCTGTACATGCTCTCAAAGGAAATCTATGTGATCAATCACGAGACCTTTGCTGCCGCATCCATCGGTGCAGTCATCATTTACGGAGTTAAGAAATTTGGACCCAGCGTAGCTGATTTTGCAGACAAACTCAATGAG GAGAAAGTGGCAAAGGCCAAGGAAGTGAAGGATCTGGCTATGGCCAACCTGACCCAGGCTATTGTAGATGAGAAGAAGGAACAGTGGAGAGTAGAAGCAAGACAGATGCTGTTTGATACCAAGAAG AACAATGTGGCTGTGCTGCTGGAGACCAATTACAGGGAGCGACTGCACATGGTGACCAATGAGGTGAAGAAGAGGATGGACTATCAGGTGGCGCTTCAGAACCTGCACCGCCGCATGGAGCAGGAGCACCTGGTCAACTGGGTTGAACAGAATGTTATCAAAAGCATCACCCCACAGCAG gAGAAGGAAAGCATTGCCAAGTGCATCTTGGATCTTAAAGTCCTGGCCAAGAGCACTCAGGCTAGAGCGACTGCATAG
- the eps8l3b gene encoding epidermal growth factor receptor kinase substrate 8-like protein 3b gives MYGGNPVPVFPLSRGFSPEPFSQKSGMSRPSGKSIYMQRKEYAESMSRQQDDFQYRVEHLFTCEFDGREVSNIEDCVTRLKSLDSKGKVWGQDMIMGLQGNYLQLCDIETKEVLESMNLNSIKKTNSVLDSCVYDSLLIIVVQDYSQRAPQAFLFQCEESGAQDVLNDLNRAIQQGGGDVTPPLKEPQLDIRSNLENILGRGFPGSFKRPTITPQPSTPPPPEYPPPQFNNYQDYDDREPSPIALTPRDERYELEPTPPPYTDMERNAEIFNHVAGDIEIFINKFGAVLPKNDVNKKKKKEKKAKTQAGNVPPVDEYVSCLQKIKYGFNLLGKLDGYLKNPPASDFVHSIFSSLGFVVSQYPPNIPPTVLSPMLTEKALLLLGVVVTSEEDRMWASLGDSWNIPRSKWPNGDQIPPYYPVFYDGWQAPPPTQSQTTPPRSQLSQQNSEQFPPRNVSQRPLEQDDRPWSAPPIRRSPEPPLYMRVMYDFMARNSQELNVVKGEVVQVIDKSRQWWKVKKSRGEEGHVPNNVLEPADREAPTANHGRGGAAPIYSQQNMRGPPPLDMKSRPEEVRAWLQYKGFSKGTVQSLGVFDGAMLLGMKQDDIRAICPEEGSRVFFQLQSVRSTIALASEAEYPYGPR, from the exons ATGTATGGAGGTAATCCTGTCCCAGTTTTTCCACTAAG TAGAGGCTTCTCTCCTGAGCCATTTTCTCAGAAGTCTGGCATGTCTCGTCCCAGTGGGAAATCcatctaca TGCAAAGGAAGGAGTATGCAGAATCAATGAGCAGACAACAAGACGACTTTCAGTACAGAGTAGAG CACCTGTTCACCTGTGAGTTTGATGGCAGGGAGGTGAGCAATATTGAGGACTGTGTCACCCGACTGAAGAGTCTAGACAGTAAAGGTAAAGTGTGGGGTCAGGACATGATCATGGGACTCCAGGGTAACTATCTACAGCTGTGTGACATAGAAACCAAG GAGGTTTTGGAGTCAATGAATCTGAATAGCATCAAGAAGACAAACTCTGTTCTGGACAGCTGTGTGTATGACTCCCTTCTCATTATCGTGGTTCAGGATTACAGCCAGAGAGCCCCACAGGCCTTTCTGTTCCAGTGTGAGGAGAGTGGG GCTCAGGATGTATTAAATGATCTGAATAGAGCAATACAGCAAGGTGGAGGGGACGTCACTCCTCCTCTTAAGGAGCCACAATTGGACATCAG GAGTAACCTAGAGAACATCCTTGGGCGGGGTTTTCCAGGCAGCTTCAAAAGACCAACTATCACACCACAGCCATCCACACCCCCTCCCCCAGAATACCCCCCTCCACAGTTCAACAACTATCAAGACTACG ATGATAGAGAGCCATCACCCATTGCACTCACTCCCAGAGATGAGCGGTACGAGCTGGAGCCGACTCCACCTCCATACACTGACATGGAAAGAAATGCG GAAATCTTTAACCATGTCGCTGGAGACATTGAGATCTTCATAAATAAATTTGGAGCGGTTTTGCCgaaaaatgatgtaaacaagaaaaaaaagaaagaaaaaaaagctaAAACACAAG CTGGAAATGTTCCCCCTGTGGATGAATATGTATCATGTCTACAGAAAATAAAGTACGGGTTCAATCTTCTG GGGAAGCTAGACGGTTACCTAAAGAACCCTCCTGCTTCTGACTTTGTTCACagtattttctcttctcttggTTTT GTGGTCAGTCAATATCCCCCCAACATTCCCCCCACAGTGCTGAGTCCAATGCTGACAGAAAAAGCTCTGCTGCTCCTGGGAGTTGTTGTCACATCAGAGGAGGACAGAATGTGGGCAAGTTTAGGAGACTCTTGGAACATCCCTAG ATCCAAGTGGCCAAATGGGGATCAGATTCCTCCATATTATCCTGTATTTTATGATGGCTGGCAGGCTCCTCCACCCACCCAGTCTCAGACAACCCCACCCAGAAGTCAGCTATCACAACAGAACAGTGAACAGTTTCCACCCAGAAATGTCTCACAGAGGCCACTTGAACAG GATGACAGACCTTGGAGTGCCCCACCCATTCG CAGGTCACCAGAGCCGCCTCTGTATATGAGGGTGATGTATGACTTTATGGCCAGAAACAGTCAGGAACTAAATGTGGTGAAAGGTGAAGTGGTCCAG GTAATCGACAAGTCCAGGCAATGGTGGAAAGTGAAGAAAAGCCGTGGCGAGGAGGGTCATGTCCCTAACAATGTTCTAGAGCCTGCTGATAGAGAGGCGCCAACAGCAAACCATGGAAGGGGTGGG gCTGCACCTATATATTCTCAGCAAAATATGAGAGGACCTCCACCACTGGACATGAAATCCAGACCTGAGGAAGTCAGAGCCTGGTTACAATACAAAGGCTTCTCTAAAGG GACAGTGCAGAGTCTTGGTGTGTTTGATGGAGCAATGCTGCTGGGCATGAAGCAAGATGATATAAGAGCGATATGTCCAGAGGAAGGAAGTCGAGTCTTCTTCCAGCTGCAAAGTGTGAGATCTACTATTGCT CTTGCTAGTGAGGCGGAATACCCGTATGGCCCCCGCTGA
- the LOC130568590 gene encoding glutathione S-transferase Mu 4-like, with translation MALKLAYWDIRGLAQPIRLLLEYTGSEYEEKFYSCGEGPNYDKSCWFDEKNKIGMDFPNLPYLVDGDKKIVQSNAIMRYIARKHNLCGETEEEQVRVDILENQAMDFRNGFVQLCYGDFDKNKTCYAKALPGTLKQMSDFLGGRKWFAGDKITFVDFVMYELLDQHRMFEQECLDDFKNLRCFLDHFESLEKIASYMKSSKFMKTPVNNKMAKWGHKKE, from the exons ATGGCTTTGAAATTGGCTTACTGGGATATACGCGGG CTTGCTCAACCAATCCGTCTGCTGTTGGAATACACTGGTTCCGAGTATGAGGAGAAATTCTATTCCTGTGGTGAAG GTCCCAACTATGACAAAAGCTGTTGGTTTGATGAGAAGAACAAAATCGGAATGGATTTTCCCAAT TTGCCATACCTAGTGGATGGAGACAAGAAGATAGTACAGAGCAATGCCATCATGAGATACATTGCCCGCAAACACAACCTCT GTGGAGAAACTGAAGAGGAGCAGGTGAGGGTTGACATCTTGGAAAATCAGGCAATGGATTTCCGCAATGGTTTTGTTCAGCTCTGCTATGGAGACTTT gacaaaaacaaaacatgttacgCTAAGGCACTGCCAGGAACTCTAAAGCAGATGTCTGACTTCCTTGGTGGCAGGAAGTGGTTTGCCGGAGACAAG ATTACATTTGTGGACTTTGTTATGTACGAGTTGTTGGATCAGCACCGTATGTTTGAGCAGGAATGCTTGGATGACTTTAAAAACCTAAGATGTTTTCTGGATCACTTTGAG AGTCTTGAGAAGATTGCCTCATACATGAAGTCGAGCAAATTCATGAAAACACCTGTTAACAACAAGATGGCTAAATGGGGACACAAGAAGGAGTGA
- the ampd2b gene encoding AMP deaminase 2 isoform X1, whose translation MSSKLPSGIPKSPFRKRGSLQYTASGDFRGRHLLTAQHSLPCNPVTKHGYIDLRTSMDGKYKEIAEELFSRSLAESEMRSAPYEFPEESPIEQLEERRHRLERQISQDIKFEPDILLRAKQEFMKTDSATDLEYMKEQSQVPKEHYPERELVPEREYQRVAISGEEKCGVPFTDLLDAAKCVVKALFIREKYVSLSMQSFCRTTTRYLQELGDRPLDINTYEEMPESSVCADATVHPPVSETHPYECLDPANMPPGLGYTCKMVDGVVHVYTHNSSELDLQYPDLQEYIADMNMMMALIINGPVKSFCYRRLQYLSSKFQMHILLNEMKELAAQKKVPHRDFYNIRKVDTHIHASSCMNQKHLLRFIKRAMKKYPGEIVHVEQGRGQTLNEVFESMNLTAFDLSVDTLDMHADRNTFHRFDKFNSKYNPIGESILREIFIKTDNHIEGKYFGHIIKEVMADLEESKYQNVELRLSIYGRSRDEWDQLAKWAVRHKVYSDNVRWLVQVPRLFDVYHTKKQLCNFQQMLENIFMPLFEVTVHPSSHPELHLFLQHVVGFDSVDDESKPEHHIFNLDSPKPGNWKEEDNPPYSYYLYYMYANMTVLNHLRRQRNINTFVLRPHCGEAGPIHHLVSGFMLSENISHGLLLRKAPVLQYLYYLAQIGIAMSPLSNNSLFLSYHRNPLPEYLSRGLMVSLSTDDPLQFHFTNEPLMEEYSIAAQVWKLSSCDMCELARNSVLMSGFSNQVKRCWLGPHYLHEGQEGNDIRRTNVPDIRVAYRFETLCEELNLITQAVQSEELEMGEDQGPLCMGAGQTRR comes from the exons ATTTCCGTGGCCGACATCTCCTCACAGCCCAGCATTCTCTGCCTTGCAACCCTGTAACCAAGCACGGCTATATCGACCTGCGCACATCCATGGATGGCAAATACAAAGAGATCGCAGAG gagcTGTTCTCTCGCAGCCTTGCAGAGAGCGAGATGCGCAGCGCTCCGTATGAATTCCCTGAGGAGAGTCCCATCGAGCAGCTGGAGGAGAGGCGGCACAGACTTGAGCGGCAGATCAGCCAGGACATCAA GTTTGAGCCTGATATCCTGCTGCGAGCCAAACAGGAGTTCATGAAAACAGACAGCGCGACAGATTTAGA ATATATGAAAGAACAGAGCCAGGTGCCCAAAGAACACTATCCAGAGAGAGAGCTCGTCCCCGAGAGGGAGTATCAGAGAGTTGCCATCTCTGGAGAGGAGAAATGTGGG GTCCCATTTACTGATCTACTGGATGCTGCTAAATGTGTAGTCAAAGCTCTTTTCATCAGAGAGAAGTACGTCTCTCTCTCCATGCAGAGCTTCTGCAGAACCACGACACGTTACCTGCAGGAGTTAGGTGACCGGCCTCTGGACATTAACACCTATGAGGAGATGCCTGAATCCTCTGTATGTGCAG ACGCAACCGTCCACCCGCCTGTTTCAGAAACCCACCCTTACGAGTGTCTAGACCCTGCAAACATGCCCCCAGGCTTAGGCTACACTTGCAAAATGGTGGATGGTGTTGTTCATGTATACACGCATAA TTCCTCAGAACTGGATCTGCAATACCCTGACCTGCAGGAATACATAGCTGATATGAATATGATGATGGCTCTCATCATTAACGGGCCAGT GAAATCTTTCTGCTATCGCCGGCTGCAGTACCTAAGCTCCAAGTTCCAGATGCACATTCTGTTAAATGAGATGAAAGAGTTGGCGGCACAGAAGAAAGTTCCTCACAGAGAtttctacaacatcaggaag GTGGACACACACATCCATGCCTCCTCCTGTATGAATCAAAAGCACTTGTTGCGGTTTATTAAAAGAGCCATGAAGAAGTATCCAGGTGAAATCGTCCACGTAGAACAGGGTCGGGGACAGACCCTAAATGAGGTCTTTGAAAGCATGAATCTAACAGCCTTCGACCTCAGCGTAGACACTCTGGATATGCACGCG GACCGTAACACATTCCACCGCTTTGATAAATTCAATTCCAAGTACAACCCCATTGGAGAGTCTATCCTCCGAGAAATCTTTATCAAGACAGACAACCATATTGAGGGGAAATACTTTGGGCACATAATCAAG GAAGTGATGGCTGACCTGGAGGAGAGCAAGTATCAGAATGTTGAGCTGCGTCTCTCCATCTACGGCCGATCTAGAGATGAGTGGGACCAACTGGCCAAGTGGGCCGTCAGACACAAAGTCTATTCAGATAACGTGCGCTGGCTGGTGCAGGTGCCAAGGCTATT TGATGTGTACCACACCAAAAAGCAGCTATGTAATTTCCAGCAGATGCTAGAGAACATTTTTATGCCTCTGTTTGAGGTCACCGTTCACCCCAGCAGTCATCCAGAGCTGCATCTATTCCTGCAACAT GTTGTTGGGTTTGATAGTGTGGATGATGAATCTAAACCAGAACATCACATCTTTAACTTGGACAGCCCAAAACCTGGAAACTGGAAGGAGGAGGATAATCCTCCATACTCCTACTACCTGTATTACATGTATGCCAATATGACTGTACTAAACCATCTGCGCAG GCAAAGAAACATTAATACGTTTGTATTACGGCCACATTGTGGAGAGGCAGGGCCTATTCACCATCTGGTTTCTGGATTTATGCTGTCGGAGAATATTTCCCATGGTCTGCTTCTGAGAAAG GCTCCTGTACTGCAGTACCTGTATTACCTGGCTCAGATTGGCATCGCCATGTCGCCACTCAGCAACAACAGCCTGTTCCTCAGTTACCATCGAAATCCGCTGCCTGAGTATCTGTCTAGAGGTCTCATGGTGTCCCTGTCCACCGATGACCCACTGCAGTTCCAtttcacaaat GAGCCTCTTATGGAGGAGTACAGTATTGCTGCTCAGGTGTGGAAGCTGAGCTCCTGTGATATGTGCGAGCTGGCCCGAAACAGCGTGCTCATGAGTGGATTTTCTAACCAG GTGAAACGCTGCTGGCTGGGACCGCATTATCTGCATGAGGGACAGGAAGGAAATGACATCAGACGCACCAACGTTCCAGACATCCGTGTGGCGTATCGCTTCGAGACGCTGTGCGAAGAGCTGAATCTGATCACTCAAGCTGTGCAGTCAGAGGAGCTGGAGATGGGTGAAGATCAGGGCCCCCTGTGCATGGGTGCAGGACAGACCAGACGTTAG
- the ampd2b gene encoding AMP deaminase 2 isoform X2: MDGKYKEIAEELFSRSLAESEMRSAPYEFPEESPIEQLEERRHRLERQISQDIKFEPDILLRAKQEFMKTDSATDLEYMKEQSQVPKEHYPERELVPEREYQRVAISGEEKCGVPFTDLLDAAKCVVKALFIREKYVSLSMQSFCRTTTRYLQELGDRPLDINTYEEMPESSVCADATVHPPVSETHPYECLDPANMPPGLGYTCKMVDGVVHVYTHNSSELDLQYPDLQEYIADMNMMMALIINGPVKSFCYRRLQYLSSKFQMHILLNEMKELAAQKKVPHRDFYNIRKVDTHIHASSCMNQKHLLRFIKRAMKKYPGEIVHVEQGRGQTLNEVFESMNLTAFDLSVDTLDMHADRNTFHRFDKFNSKYNPIGESILREIFIKTDNHIEGKYFGHIIKEVMADLEESKYQNVELRLSIYGRSRDEWDQLAKWAVRHKVYSDNVRWLVQVPRLFDVYHTKKQLCNFQQMLENIFMPLFEVTVHPSSHPELHLFLQHVVGFDSVDDESKPEHHIFNLDSPKPGNWKEEDNPPYSYYLYYMYANMTVLNHLRRQRNINTFVLRPHCGEAGPIHHLVSGFMLSENISHGLLLRKAPVLQYLYYLAQIGIAMSPLSNNSLFLSYHRNPLPEYLSRGLMVSLSTDDPLQFHFTNEPLMEEYSIAAQVWKLSSCDMCELARNSVLMSGFSNQVKRCWLGPHYLHEGQEGNDIRRTNVPDIRVAYRFETLCEELNLITQAVQSEELEMGEDQGPLCMGAGQTRR; this comes from the exons ATGGATGGCAAATACAAAGAGATCGCAGAG gagcTGTTCTCTCGCAGCCTTGCAGAGAGCGAGATGCGCAGCGCTCCGTATGAATTCCCTGAGGAGAGTCCCATCGAGCAGCTGGAGGAGAGGCGGCACAGACTTGAGCGGCAGATCAGCCAGGACATCAA GTTTGAGCCTGATATCCTGCTGCGAGCCAAACAGGAGTTCATGAAAACAGACAGCGCGACAGATTTAGA ATATATGAAAGAACAGAGCCAGGTGCCCAAAGAACACTATCCAGAGAGAGAGCTCGTCCCCGAGAGGGAGTATCAGAGAGTTGCCATCTCTGGAGAGGAGAAATGTGGG GTCCCATTTACTGATCTACTGGATGCTGCTAAATGTGTAGTCAAAGCTCTTTTCATCAGAGAGAAGTACGTCTCTCTCTCCATGCAGAGCTTCTGCAGAACCACGACACGTTACCTGCAGGAGTTAGGTGACCGGCCTCTGGACATTAACACCTATGAGGAGATGCCTGAATCCTCTGTATGTGCAG ACGCAACCGTCCACCCGCCTGTTTCAGAAACCCACCCTTACGAGTGTCTAGACCCTGCAAACATGCCCCCAGGCTTAGGCTACACTTGCAAAATGGTGGATGGTGTTGTTCATGTATACACGCATAA TTCCTCAGAACTGGATCTGCAATACCCTGACCTGCAGGAATACATAGCTGATATGAATATGATGATGGCTCTCATCATTAACGGGCCAGT GAAATCTTTCTGCTATCGCCGGCTGCAGTACCTAAGCTCCAAGTTCCAGATGCACATTCTGTTAAATGAGATGAAAGAGTTGGCGGCACAGAAGAAAGTTCCTCACAGAGAtttctacaacatcaggaag GTGGACACACACATCCATGCCTCCTCCTGTATGAATCAAAAGCACTTGTTGCGGTTTATTAAAAGAGCCATGAAGAAGTATCCAGGTGAAATCGTCCACGTAGAACAGGGTCGGGGACAGACCCTAAATGAGGTCTTTGAAAGCATGAATCTAACAGCCTTCGACCTCAGCGTAGACACTCTGGATATGCACGCG GACCGTAACACATTCCACCGCTTTGATAAATTCAATTCCAAGTACAACCCCATTGGAGAGTCTATCCTCCGAGAAATCTTTATCAAGACAGACAACCATATTGAGGGGAAATACTTTGGGCACATAATCAAG GAAGTGATGGCTGACCTGGAGGAGAGCAAGTATCAGAATGTTGAGCTGCGTCTCTCCATCTACGGCCGATCTAGAGATGAGTGGGACCAACTGGCCAAGTGGGCCGTCAGACACAAAGTCTATTCAGATAACGTGCGCTGGCTGGTGCAGGTGCCAAGGCTATT TGATGTGTACCACACCAAAAAGCAGCTATGTAATTTCCAGCAGATGCTAGAGAACATTTTTATGCCTCTGTTTGAGGTCACCGTTCACCCCAGCAGTCATCCAGAGCTGCATCTATTCCTGCAACAT GTTGTTGGGTTTGATAGTGTGGATGATGAATCTAAACCAGAACATCACATCTTTAACTTGGACAGCCCAAAACCTGGAAACTGGAAGGAGGAGGATAATCCTCCATACTCCTACTACCTGTATTACATGTATGCCAATATGACTGTACTAAACCATCTGCGCAG GCAAAGAAACATTAATACGTTTGTATTACGGCCACATTGTGGAGAGGCAGGGCCTATTCACCATCTGGTTTCTGGATTTATGCTGTCGGAGAATATTTCCCATGGTCTGCTTCTGAGAAAG GCTCCTGTACTGCAGTACCTGTATTACCTGGCTCAGATTGGCATCGCCATGTCGCCACTCAGCAACAACAGCCTGTTCCTCAGTTACCATCGAAATCCGCTGCCTGAGTATCTGTCTAGAGGTCTCATGGTGTCCCTGTCCACCGATGACCCACTGCAGTTCCAtttcacaaat GAGCCTCTTATGGAGGAGTACAGTATTGCTGCTCAGGTGTGGAAGCTGAGCTCCTGTGATATGTGCGAGCTGGCCCGAAACAGCGTGCTCATGAGTGGATTTTCTAACCAG GTGAAACGCTGCTGGCTGGGACCGCATTATCTGCATGAGGGACAGGAAGGAAATGACATCAGACGCACCAACGTTCCAGACATCCGTGTGGCGTATCGCTTCGAGACGCTGTGCGAAGAGCTGAATCTGATCACTCAAGCTGTGCAGTCAGAGGAGCTGGAGATGGGTGAAGATCAGGGCCCCCTGTGCATGGGTGCAGGACAGACCAGACGTTAG